From one Anopheles cruzii chromosome 3, idAnoCruzAS_RS32_06, whole genome shotgun sequence genomic stretch:
- the LOC128271618 gene encoding protein NASP homolog yields the protein MAEKSEILVTKEDKVNDAKELFGRGSRNYCMRQYSEAADDLSSCCALYSEMHGSLGDECGLPYLLYARSLIALGKDENNLIVPGEDEEDDDDDDEEGAEEEEGPEDAEGATEKAEGSDGAEDGEDQKEGKEDEDGKMEAEETPAEKEVSTSVTEEKKSSEEKKAEEKEYTKKADTAEADKAAEPQPGSSTSNGSAGAAAEATEDSAGNLQVAWEILELAVKIFEKQGEKGYENLTECYSELAGISFENSHFQEAINDYQKALAIHGKTDKIDLRLMAETNYKVGLCYLMLNNFDASIDSFRAAVVELEKVTEAEKAKEQTDETKETIKELVETKNDILDKILDVEEAKKTSLEEVKRELSKIIASGAAPSSSATNGAGPSSSSSSSVVAANGSKSSTAPTATATAGASSASSTTAKPANDISHLIKRKKPDSASSEESPAKKTATEQDSV from the exons atggccgaaaaatCGGAAATACTCGTCACCAAGGAGGACAAGGTGAACGATGCGAAGGAACTGTTTGGTCGTGGCAGCCGAAACTATTGCATGCGACAGTACTCGGAGGCGGCCGATGATTTGAGTTCGTGCTGTGCGCTGTACTCCGAGATGCACGGCTCGCTGGGCGACGAATGTGGCCTTCCGTATCTGCTGTACGCAAGGTCATTGATTGCTTTAggaaaggacgaaaacaatCTGATCGTCCCGGGTgaggacgaagaagacgatgatgacgatgacgaggaggGCGCTGAAGAGGAGGAAGGCCCCGAAGACGCCGAAGGAGCCACCGAGAAGGCCGAGGGATCCGATGGAGCTGAAGATGGCGAAGACCAGAAAGAGGGCAAAGAAGACGAAGACGGCAAAATGGAAGCTGAGGAAACGCCTGCCGAGAAAGAGGTTTCAACTTCAGTGACGGAGGAAAAGAAAtccagcgaagaaaaaaaggctgaAGAAAAAGAGTACACGAAGAAAGCGGATACCGCTGAAGCCGATAAGGCGGCGGAACCACAGCCAGGTTCGTCCACATCGAATGGCTCCGCGGGAGCCGCGGCGGAAGCGACGGAGGATTCGGCCGGTAACTTGCAGGTTGCGTGGGAAATTCTCGAACTGGCGGTCAAGATTTTCGAAAAGCAGGGCGAAAAAGGATACGAGAATCTGACCGAGTGCTACTCGGAGCTGGCGGGCATTTCGTTTGAAAACAGTCACTTCCAGGAGGCCATCAATGATTACC aaaAAGCTTTGGCTATTCACGGAAAAACGGACAAAATCGATTTGCGTCTGATGGCCGAGACCAACTATAAGGTGGGTCTATGCTATCTGATGTTGAATAATTTCGATGCCTCGATCGATTCGTTCCGGGCCGCGGTCGTTGAGCTGGAGAAGGTAACCGAGGCAGAAAAGGCGAAAGAGCAGACGGACGAGACGAAGGAAACGATCAAGGAGCTGGTGGAAACCAAGAACGATATTCTGGATAAGATCCTCGACGTTGAAGAGGCGAAGAAAACG TCACTCGAAGAGGTGAAGCGGGAGCTGTCCAAGATaatcgcttccggtgctgcaCCCAGCAGTAGTGCCACCAACGGAGCCGGcccgtcatcatcgtcttcgtcgtccgtTGTGGCTGCTAACGGCTCCAAGTCATCCACGGCGCCGACAGCCACAGCTACTGCCGGTGCCTCCTCTGCTAGTTCCACGACAGCCAAACCGGCCAATGATATTTCGCACCTCATAAAGCGCAAAAAGCCCGACAGTGCCAGCTCGGAAGAGTCTCCGGCCaaaaaaaccgcaaccgaaCAGGATAGCGTCTAG